One window of the Desulforhopalus sp. genome contains the following:
- a CDS encoding CoA pyrophosphatase gives MLIPPQEGSAAVAIIRCCTPRDSYLILRRAAHPKDPWSGHFSFPGGRKDAADADLLATCIRETAEETGIILKNDQLQQSLVLEPAGRLVHQPLWVQPFLFTLAEPPLLRLNPREIQGALWLDTAQFQEPQLHRQVEMLPGRFFPAYPVGDYFLWGFTYRLLRSILFINDPLEKELTVFSQ, from the coding sequence ATGCTAATCCCCCCCCAGGAAGGCAGTGCAGCCGTTGCCATCATCCGTTGTTGCACGCCTCGGGATAGTTATTTAATCCTCAGGCGAGCAGCACATCCCAAAGATCCTTGGTCAGGACATTTCTCCTTTCCCGGCGGCAGAAAGGATGCAGCAGATGCAGACCTCTTGGCCACCTGCATCAGGGAGACCGCCGAAGAAACCGGGATTATTCTCAAAAATGACCAATTGCAGCAAAGTCTGGTTCTCGAGCCCGCCGGCAGGTTAGTCCATCAGCCACTTTGGGTACAACCCTTCCTTTTCACCCTCGCCGAACCACCGTTGCTTCGCCTTAATCCCCGTGAAATCCAAGGTGCATTATGGCTGGACACCGCCCAGTTTCAAGAACCACAATTGCATCGTCAGGTGGAGATGCTGCCCGGTCGCTTTTTCCCGGCCTATCCGGTTGGCGATTATTTTCTCTGGGGTTTTACCTACCGCCTGCTCCGATCAATTCTTTTCATCAACGATCCTCTAGAAAAGGAATTGACGGTTTTTTCTCAATAA
- a CDS encoding efflux RND transporter periplasmic adaptor subunit gives MKLRHVTAFVSTMALTLFLGCQQQEPGNEKMTGKLETVTVSVAKVTKQIAGNQAEVVGTIQAVDRAEMSAKITGNIITLPVDLGSRVKRGDLLVELSAGEIFAQAQQARAQLEQAKRNLAREENLLKKNASSLETVKTHEDSLRIAEAAYKTALTMLEFTKITAPFNGIVTRKLVGVGDLATPGKPLLHIEEETNLQVLTDIPEAMILKISKGDKLQVFVPSVKLGFEGTVAEVSPIADPSSRTSPIKLRIPNNPQLRSGQFARVTLALSQAETLSVPIGAVVPFGQMERVFVIEEGKAKLRLIRSGAQGNNHVEVLSGLIEGEVVAISGNGSLHDGQPVTVQ, from the coding sequence ATGAAACTCAGACACGTAACCGCTTTTGTCAGCACCATGGCCCTCACTCTTTTCCTCGGCTGCCAGCAACAAGAACCTGGCAACGAGAAAATGACCGGCAAGCTCGAAACCGTCACGGTGAGCGTCGCCAAAGTGACAAAACAGATCGCTGGGAACCAAGCTGAGGTCGTCGGGACCATCCAGGCTGTTGATCGAGCCGAGATGTCCGCCAAGATCACCGGGAATATTATCACCCTGCCCGTCGATCTCGGCTCGCGGGTAAAACGCGGCGATCTCCTGGTTGAACTCAGTGCCGGCGAGATTTTTGCCCAGGCCCAGCAGGCCAGAGCCCAACTTGAACAGGCCAAACGAAATCTGGCCCGCGAAGAAAACCTCCTGAAGAAAAACGCCTCCTCTCTGGAAACAGTCAAGACCCATGAAGACAGTCTGCGAATTGCCGAAGCGGCATACAAGACGGCCCTGACAATGCTTGAATTCACCAAGATTACCGCGCCATTCAACGGCATAGTAACCCGCAAGCTCGTTGGTGTCGGCGATCTCGCTACGCCCGGCAAACCTCTCCTGCACATTGAGGAAGAAACCAACCTCCAGGTTTTAACCGATATACCGGAGGCAATGATTCTGAAAATCTCCAAAGGTGACAAGCTTCAGGTCTTTGTCCCGTCAGTGAAACTCGGGTTTGAGGGCACCGTTGCCGAGGTATCGCCTATTGCCGACCCATCATCGCGCACCTCACCGATCAAGCTGCGAATTCCCAACAATCCACAGCTCCGTTCAGGACAGTTCGCCCGAGTCACCCTGGCCCTATCCCAGGCCGAAACCCTGTCGGTTCCCATTGGTGCGGTTGTTCCCTTTGGCCAAATGGAGCGGGTCTTTGTTATTGAGGAAGGCAAGGCCAAACTGCGCCTTATCCGCAGCGGCGCCCAGGGCAACAACCATGTGGAGGTCCTGAGCGGCCTCATTGAAGGAGAAGTCGTGGCCATATCCGGCAATGGCAGCCTCCATGATGGTCAACCCGTCACCGTGCAATAA
- a CDS encoding prepilin-type N-terminal cleavage/methylation domain-containing protein: MKDNFEKQHGLLIGREQGFTLIETIVAIFILTVGIFALYSMQTTSIRYNAFSSAMTTSSTWASDRIEELLALDYDDPLLRDDDDATDLAPLAAANGDAGLNHTDGAGESPDGRVVSPDQRYTVFWNIASRISPNPNDPTVSTVKAIRVIVKHTDYGINKQVTMNYFKQKLY; this comes from the coding sequence ATGAAGGATAACTTTGAGAAACAACATGGTTTGTTAATTGGGAGGGAGCAGGGGTTTACCCTTATTGAGACGATTGTCGCAATTTTCATTCTGACGGTCGGTATCTTTGCCCTATATTCGATGCAAACCACTTCGATCAGATACAATGCCTTTTCGAGTGCCATGACCACTTCCTCGACTTGGGCGTCCGATCGTATCGAGGAACTATTGGCGCTCGACTATGATGATCCGCTGCTACGAGACGACGATGACGCCACCGATCTGGCTCCCCTTGCTGCAGCCAATGGTGACGCAGGCCTTAATCACACTGATGGCGCGGGGGAATCCCCCGATGGCAGGGTGGTGTCCCCCGATCAGCGGTACACGGTATTCTGGAATATAGCCTCTCGCATTAGCCCCAACCCAAACGACCCCACGGTGTCAACCGTCAAGGCCATCCGGGTTATCGTCAAACATACCGATTACGGGATTAACAAGCAGGTAACGATGAATTATTTCAAACAGAAGCTGTATTAA
- a CDS encoding DUF309 domain-containing protein gives MSNQIFDPFTDRLSRDLRNDLSTGLAQALDNGESGELVNIVDSYRQRALADCYGNYLEDRYTRYKKALSIIKDGGITDPIKRSLILWDLGLFFEVHEVLENAWYSATGSMKLTLQALIRAAGVYIKREYGYMDSARRIGEKAVPVLQENRALLAAYFDPDILITALRDQKSQPPTLQH, from the coding sequence ATGAGCAACCAAATCTTTGACCCATTCACTGACCGATTAAGCCGTGACCTGCGGAATGATCTTTCCACAGGACTCGCCCAGGCCCTCGATAACGGAGAATCAGGAGAGCTTGTCAATATCGTCGATTCCTACCGACAAAGGGCGCTCGCCGACTGCTACGGCAACTATCTCGAAGACCGGTACACCAGATATAAAAAGGCACTGTCGATCATAAAAGACGGAGGCATCACCGACCCGATCAAGCGCAGCTTGATACTCTGGGATCTCGGCCTTTTCTTTGAGGTGCACGAAGTCCTGGAAAATGCCTGGTATTCGGCAACAGGCTCCATGAAGCTTACCCTTCAGGCGCTGATCCGTGCGGCTGGGGTCTATATTAAAAGGGAGTACGGATATATGGATTCGGCGCGGCGAATCGGAGAAAAAGCGGTGCCGGTGTTGCAGGAAAATCGCGCCCTGCTCGCGGCCTATTTTGACCCGGACATACTAATAACCGCCTTGCGTGATCAAAAGTCCCAGCCACCGACGCTACAGCACTAA
- a CDS encoding PAS domain S-box protein has protein sequence MSTPTFAELQLQLLQAQKRIAELEEGMADLSRSVLIARQHLSLCGQQREELVISRNKYRKLFNYANDAMFVISLDQGSPNYGLFSDVNNVACKRLGYTREELLAMTPFDISDGQNEEYDSQLVVRLSKEGSATFETTYLKKDGTRLPVEISALRLTIDGKELYMAIARDITERKLAEEALRKSENLYRLLANNVHDIIWTTDNELKPQYVSPSFSHLLSFPLEEGVAAIHRHIILTSPFIADTSQLLTLSEDQPLHWESKIQTAKGDCVWVESIATPLPGNSDQFAGIIGVTRDITSRKKIMIELEAAKEQAFAASRAKSEFLAHMSHEVRTPMNGVLGMLQLLKLTALDDEQQDYVKTAMESGKSLLTIINDILDYSKIEAGKLQMNPEEFKIREMLKTLIASFKTAVNPQKVKINLSVDPEVPEYLVADHVRIRQILYNLVGNAIKFTDKGHIDISLRLLRDIDANQVLLECTIADTGIGVPGNIANKLFEPFTQIESPRQKKIQGTGLGLSIVKLLVMQMNGTVQLQSNEDKGTTVTFTLIASKGRAKPASQALPIPSALLTSPHRRLSALIVEDEQINQRILQAILTKLGHLTTLADNGYMALDILRSKDFDIILMDIQMPEMDGLETTKIIRNSAEYSHVHNIPIIALTAFAMAGDKDKCLNAGMTSYLAKPVDIKSLEKLLKQLPADR, from the coding sequence ATGTCCACACCGACCTTTGCCGAGCTACAACTGCAACTCCTACAAGCACAAAAACGCATAGCCGAACTCGAGGAAGGCATGGCGGATCTCTCGCGCTCCGTCCTGATCGCCCGCCAACACCTTTCTCTGTGCGGGCAACAGCGCGAGGAACTGGTCATCAGCCGCAATAAATACCGCAAGCTCTTCAACTACGCCAACGATGCGATGTTTGTCATCTCCTTGGATCAAGGCAGTCCTAACTACGGGCTGTTTTCCGATGTCAACAACGTCGCCTGCAAAAGGCTGGGGTACACTCGCGAAGAACTGTTGGCTATGACCCCTTTCGACATCAGCGATGGCCAGAATGAAGAGTATGACAGCCAGCTTGTTGTCCGCCTGAGCAAAGAGGGCAGCGCCACCTTCGAGACCACCTACCTGAAAAAAGACGGCACCCGGCTTCCGGTTGAGATCAGCGCCCTCCGCCTGACCATCGACGGCAAAGAGCTGTATATGGCCATCGCCAGAGATATCACAGAAAGGAAATTGGCGGAAGAGGCCCTGCGGAAAAGCGAAAATCTTTACCGGCTGCTGGCAAACAACGTCCATGATATCATCTGGACCACCGATAATGAACTAAAACCTCAATATGTGAGCCCATCTTTCAGCCACCTCTTGAGCTTTCCGCTGGAAGAAGGTGTCGCCGCCATACATCGGCATATAATCCTTACTTCGCCTTTTATCGCTGACACCTCACAACTCCTTACTCTCAGCGAAGACCAGCCGCTACACTGGGAGTCGAAGATACAAACGGCCAAAGGCGATTGTGTATGGGTGGAGAGCATCGCCACACCTCTGCCGGGAAACTCCGACCAATTTGCTGGCATCATTGGCGTAACTCGGGACATAACCTCAAGGAAGAAGATCATGATAGAACTTGAGGCCGCCAAAGAACAGGCTTTTGCGGCGAGCAGGGCTAAATCGGAGTTCCTTGCTCATATGAGCCACGAGGTTCGCACTCCGATGAATGGGGTGCTGGGAATGCTGCAACTCCTGAAATTAACAGCACTTGATGATGAACAGCAAGACTATGTCAAAACCGCCATGGAGTCGGGGAAAAGCCTGCTGACAATTATTAACGATATTCTCGACTACTCGAAAATTGAGGCAGGCAAACTGCAGATGAACCCGGAGGAGTTCAAAATCCGGGAGATGCTGAAGACCCTGATAGCCTCCTTTAAGACTGCGGTCAACCCACAGAAGGTTAAAATTAACCTATCAGTGGACCCAGAGGTGCCGGAGTATCTTGTTGCCGACCATGTGCGCATTCGCCAGATCCTCTACAATCTTGTCGGCAATGCCATCAAGTTCACCGACAAAGGGCATATAGACATCAGTCTGCGGCTATTGCGCGACATCGATGCCAACCAGGTTCTGTTAGAGTGCACCATTGCCGATACTGGGATTGGAGTTCCCGGTAATATTGCCAATAAACTTTTTGAACCTTTCACCCAAATAGAATCGCCACGGCAAAAAAAGATTCAAGGAACAGGACTGGGGCTCAGCATCGTCAAGCTGCTGGTTATGCAAATGAACGGCACTGTGCAGTTGCAAAGCAATGAGGACAAAGGAACGACGGTAACCTTCACCCTGATCGCCAGCAAAGGACGTGCCAAACCTGCTTCACAAGCCTTACCTATTCCCAGTGCTCTGCTTACCAGCCCGCATCGCCGCCTTTCCGCCCTTATCGTCGAAGACGAGCAGATCAACCAAAGGATTCTCCAGGCTATTCTCACCAAACTCGGCCATTTGACAACCCTTGCCGACAATGGCTATATGGCTCTCGACATTCTTCGCAGCAAAGACTTCGACATCATCCTCATGGACATCCAAATGCCCGAAATGGATGGCTTGGAAACGACAAAAATAATCAGAAACTCTGCGGAGTATTCGCACGTCCACAACATCCCGATCATTGCCCTGACCGCATTTGCCATGGCCGGAGATAAGGATAAGTGCCTGAATGCCGGCATGACCAGCTATCTGGCCAAGCCGGTCGATATTAAAAGCCTAGAAAAGCTCCTGAAGCAATTGCCCGCCGACCGCTGA
- a CDS encoding efflux RND transporter permease subunit, with the protein MQTPSPTTPTGFAGRLAQTFVNSKLTPLGIIASLLLGFLAIVMLPREEEPQIKVPMIDVIVAMPGATPKEVEERMTIPMEKLLYELPGVEYIYSTSAPGQSLLVVRFLVGENLETAIVRLNQKLATNFDRIPHTVEMPIIKPHTIDDVPIMALTFHGKGYDHYTLRRMAAQVDDAIKSIMDVAETKLIGGTKRQLTLRFDPLLLASRNLTANELAPKIQAVNSQSHSGTLKALDQEIQLQTGTFLKNAEEIGRIVVGVYGGKPVYLHEVAEIIDGPAEPTDYVLHSSSAANNPEAAVTLSIAKRPGANAVAVVSDVLKKVDTLKGSLIPTDLEISVTRDYGATASDKSNELLLHMGIAVFGVALLILFFLGWRESIVVMLAIPSTLALTLLVFYLYGYTLNRITLFALIFSIGILVDDAIVVVENIVRHLRLPSNSGRSSIQVAIEAVGEVGNPTILATWAVIAAILPMAFVGGLMGPYMRPIPIGSSAAMVFSLVIAFTVTPWAAVHILKKSSSAHGHPSEDEMPDDWFTRIYHRIMDPLLAHGAWRMLFFAVITAMLLGACSMVYLGLVKVKMLPFDNKSEFQVILNMPEGSTLEHTAKVAMEMARVVGEDAAVTDYQIYVGTASPYNFNGLVRHYFMRSGPTIADIQVNLQPKHARSQQSHEIATRIRPPLAKIAAKYGANVAVAEVPPGPPVLQTLVAEIYGPTDESRVRLAKEVKDILSGSTGVVDVDWFRETERKRQVFTVDKEKAALNGISEKQITRAIEIAVQGYSLDLYHQPVDKEHVDIVLELPPEYRARIESILNISLRSEDNKSALLVPLRELVKVTEQAVEQPLYRKNLKPVIYVTGDVADVVESPVYAIFEMNKKLTALDGRNFGGNKQQVEIFNLNQPFSENQPAMKWDGEWHITLEVFRDLGLAFCVVMVLIYMLMVGWFKNYITPLVVMAAIPFSLIGILPAHWGFGAFFTATSMIGFMAGAGIVVRNSIILVDFIEQRIREGQPLAKAVVDAGAIRFRPMLLTALAVVIGASVILADPIFQGLAISLMFGEIASLLVSRMAVPVLYFVIKRHEHKHQANGKTSHNPAS; encoded by the coding sequence ATGCAAACGCCATCACCTACTACCCCCACCGGTTTTGCCGGCCGTCTGGCCCAGACCTTTGTCAATTCCAAGCTGACCCCGCTTGGCATCATTGCTTCGCTACTTCTCGGATTTTTGGCGATCGTCATGCTGCCAAGGGAAGAAGAACCGCAGATAAAGGTGCCGATGATCGACGTCATCGTCGCTATGCCCGGAGCGACCCCGAAAGAGGTTGAAGAGCGGATGACCATCCCCATGGAAAAGCTGCTCTACGAGTTACCGGGGGTTGAATACATCTACTCTACCTCAGCACCCGGCCAGAGCCTCCTGGTGGTGCGTTTTTTGGTCGGAGAGAATCTGGAGACCGCGATCGTCCGCCTCAACCAGAAGCTGGCCACCAATTTCGACCGCATTCCTCATACGGTGGAGATGCCGATCATCAAGCCCCATACCATCGACGACGTGCCGATCATGGCCCTGACCTTCCACGGCAAGGGATATGACCACTACACCCTGCGGCGCATGGCCGCTCAGGTCGATGACGCCATCAAGAGTATCATGGATGTGGCGGAAACAAAACTGATCGGCGGGACGAAACGCCAACTGACCCTGCGTTTTGACCCCCTGCTGCTCGCCTCACGCAACCTGACGGCCAATGAACTGGCGCCGAAAATCCAGGCGGTAAACAGCCAATCCCATTCCGGCACCCTCAAAGCCCTTGACCAGGAAATACAGCTGCAGACCGGAACATTCCTGAAGAACGCCGAAGAGATCGGCCGCATTGTCGTTGGTGTGTACGGCGGCAAACCGGTGTACTTGCATGAGGTGGCCGAGATCATCGACGGCCCTGCCGAACCCACTGACTACGTGCTGCATAGCAGCAGCGCCGCCAACAATCCCGAGGCGGCGGTCACCCTGTCGATTGCCAAGCGTCCAGGGGCCAATGCGGTGGCGGTGGTCAGTGACGTACTGAAAAAAGTCGACACCCTGAAGGGCAGCCTTATCCCTACCGACCTTGAGATCAGCGTCACCCGCGACTACGGCGCCACCGCCTCGGACAAATCGAACGAACTCTTGTTGCATATGGGGATTGCCGTCTTTGGTGTCGCCCTGCTCATTCTCTTTTTCCTCGGCTGGCGGGAATCGATAGTCGTCATGCTGGCCATTCCGTCGACGCTGGCCCTTACTCTGCTTGTCTTTTATCTCTACGGCTATACCCTCAACCGTATCACCCTCTTTGCCCTGATCTTTTCCATCGGCATCCTGGTTGATGACGCCATTGTCGTTGTTGAAAACATCGTCCGCCATCTGCGTCTGCCGAGCAACAGCGGCAGATCGAGCATCCAGGTGGCTATCGAAGCGGTCGGTGAAGTCGGCAACCCCACCATTCTTGCCACCTGGGCGGTCATAGCCGCCATCCTGCCGATGGCCTTTGTCGGCGGCTTGATGGGCCCCTATATGCGCCCAATCCCTATCGGATCTTCGGCGGCGATGGTCTTTTCTCTTGTTATCGCCTTTACCGTCACCCCATGGGCTGCGGTGCATATTCTCAAAAAATCATCTTCCGCCCACGGTCATCCGAGTGAAGACGAGATGCCCGATGACTGGTTTACCCGCATTTACCACCGGATCATGGACCCGCTCCTTGCTCATGGCGCCTGGCGGATGCTGTTTTTTGCGGTTATCACCGCCATGCTGCTCGGCGCCTGTTCCATGGTCTATTTGGGGTTGGTCAAGGTAAAGATGTTGCCTTTTGATAATAAAAGCGAATTCCAGGTCATCCTCAATATGCCGGAGGGTTCCACCCTCGAACATACCGCTAAGGTCGCCATGGAAATGGCCAGGGTGGTGGGTGAGGATGCGGCCGTCACCGATTACCAGATCTATGTCGGCACCGCCTCGCCCTATAATTTCAACGGTCTGGTCCGCCATTACTTTATGCGGTCTGGTCCGACCATTGCCGATATTCAGGTGAACCTCCAGCCGAAACACGCCCGCAGCCAGCAAAGCCACGAAATCGCCACCAGGATTCGTCCGCCGCTCGCAAAAATCGCCGCCAAATACGGGGCGAATGTGGCGGTCGCCGAGGTGCCGCCCGGCCCGCCGGTACTGCAGACCCTAGTGGCGGAGATCTACGGTCCGACCGACGAATCCAGGGTAAGACTGGCCAAAGAGGTGAAGGATATTCTTAGCGGATCAACCGGTGTGGTTGATGTCGATTGGTTCCGGGAGACTGAACGAAAGCGCCAGGTGTTTACCGTAGATAAAGAAAAAGCAGCCCTAAATGGCATTTCCGAAAAGCAGATCACTCGCGCAATTGAGATTGCCGTACAAGGATATTCGCTGGATCTCTATCACCAGCCAGTCGACAAGGAACACGTCGACATCGTTTTGGAACTGCCCCCTGAATATCGGGCGAGGATCGAATCAATCCTCAATATTTCCCTGCGCTCGGAGGACAATAAATCTGCCCTTCTCGTGCCCTTACGGGAGCTGGTCAAGGTCACTGAGCAAGCGGTGGAACAACCCCTTTACCGGAAAAACCTCAAGCCGGTGATTTACGTTACTGGCGATGTGGCCGATGTAGTTGAAAGCCCGGTCTATGCTATCTTTGAGATGAACAAGAAATTGACCGCTCTTGATGGCCGCAACTTCGGCGGAAACAAACAACAGGTTGAAATATTCAACCTTAATCAACCGTTCTCGGAAAACCAACCGGCGATGAAGTGGGACGGCGAGTGGCATATCACCCTTGAGGTCTTCCGCGATCTTGGGCTGGCCTTTTGCGTTGTCATGGTGCTTATTTATATGCTGATGGTCGGCTGGTTTAAAAATTACATCACCCCGCTGGTGGTGATGGCAGCCATCCCCTTTTCCCTTATTGGTATCCTCCCCGCCCATTGGGGCTTCGGGGCCTTTTTCACCGCTACCTCAATGATCGGTTTCATGGCCGGGGCAGGCATTGTGGTGCGTAACTCCATCATCCTGGTTGATTTTATCGAGCAGCGCATCCGCGAAGGACAGCCGCTGGCCAAGGCTGTGGTCGATGCCGGGGCAATACGCTTCCGGCCGATGTTGCTCACCGCTCTGGCCGTCGTTATTGGGGCCTCGGTTATTCTTGCCGATCCTATCTTCCAAGGTCTGGCTATCTCCTTGATGTTCGGAGAGATCGCCTCCCTGCTGGTCAGCCGTATGGCGGTGCCGGTACTGTATTTTGTAATAAAACGACATGAACACAAACACCAGGCGAACGGCAAAACCTCGCACAACCCAGCTTCATAA
- a CDS encoding pilus assembly PilX N-terminal domain-containing protein, whose product MTTKPQDYRNEEGFILVAALMILMILTVMGIAMNRNTTTEIQIAANDRLHKQTFYEADGATEAAAEVLEQNIACVLFAANAAGSKAIGGGNIALDYTAANNNGIAIDDGSLQLWQNTIGKYSNDGFAVADNYPSDAFRDMWLPVNYAAGAPHTNITVEGIADLTAGSSIIQAGGYLGLGRSMAAGGVTLEYEIDARHTGLSNSESMIRVEYRHVVGREDPFCKYD is encoded by the coding sequence ATGACGACAAAACCTCAAGATTATCGAAACGAAGAGGGCTTCATCCTGGTTGCTGCCCTGATGATTCTAATGATCCTGACAGTCATGGGTATTGCCATGAATCGCAATACCACGACTGAGATCCAGATCGCCGCCAACGATAGATTGCATAAGCAGACCTTTTATGAAGCAGACGGGGCAACGGAGGCGGCGGCGGAGGTTCTTGAACAAAATATCGCCTGCGTTCTTTTTGCAGCCAATGCGGCGGGAAGCAAAGCCATAGGCGGTGGCAACATCGCCCTTGATTACACCGCAGCCAACAACAACGGCATAGCTATTGATGACGGCAGCCTGCAGCTTTGGCAAAATACCATTGGGAAATACAGCAACGATGGGTTTGCCGTGGCCGACAATTATCCCTCGGACGCCTTTCGCGATATGTGGCTGCCGGTGAACTACGCGGCAGGTGCCCCCCATACCAATATTACCGTCGAAGGCATCGCCGATCTCACTGCTGGTTCATCAATCATTCAGGCTGGTGGTTACCTGGGGCTTGGGCGATCCATGGCAGCCGGTGGCGTGACTCTTGAATACGAAATCGATGCCCGGCATACTGGCCTGTCAAACAGCGAAAGCATGATCCGGGTGGAATACCGTCATGTGGTTGGTCGAGAAGATCCTTTCTGCAAATATGATTAA
- a CDS encoding PilW family protein, whose protein sequence is MRRATSHIFKSISENKGFTLVELIITMGISLFVMGVVYTAYAAYQRQYSSQTQVVEMQQNIRSAINFMMDDIRMAGYDPVGSNNAGIISATATALHITKDTTDTLGGADDGDGLLDGPNENVTFGFPAGVDVAPADGVADSGAAPLAMIVGVTPRSIAENIHAMEFNYTLDDGTKTTAPGTPDDIRSVTISILARVGDRDPGYTDAVVYTTDSGVAWGPFNDNFRRRLLTATVKCRNMGI, encoded by the coding sequence ATGAGAAGAGCTACCTCCCATATCTTCAAATCAATTTCCGAAAATAAAGGTTTTACCCTGGTCGAATTGATTATCACCATGGGTATATCGTTGTTCGTCATGGGGGTTGTTTATACAGCCTATGCTGCGTATCAGCGGCAATATTCAAGCCAGACGCAGGTTGTCGAGATGCAGCAAAACATTCGCTCGGCGATCAACTTTATGATGGACGATATCCGTATGGCCGGCTACGACCCGGTAGGGTCAAACAATGCAGGAATTATCTCCGCGACCGCAACCGCTCTTCATATTACTAAGGATACAACCGATACCTTGGGTGGCGCAGACGATGGCGACGGCCTTCTCGACGGTCCTAATGAGAATGTTACCTTTGGTTTTCCGGCAGGTGTCGATGTGGCGCCAGCAGATGGTGTTGCCGATAGCGGTGCGGCACCCCTGGCAATGATCGTCGGTGTGACGCCCCGGTCGATTGCCGAAAATATTCATGCCATGGAATTCAACTATACCCTCGATGATGGCACCAAAACGACAGCGCCAGGCACTCCCGACGATATTCGCTCCGTGACTATTTCGATACTTGCCCGGGTGGGAGACCGTGACCCCGGCTATACCGATGCAGTTGTTTATACAACTGATTCTGGTGTTGCATGGGGGCCGTTTAACGATAATTTCCGGCGGAGACTGCTGACAGCCACTGTAAAATGCCGAAATATGGGGATCTAG
- a CDS encoding NRDE family protein, with amino-acid sequence MCLLFFSYRTTPGYELVVAANRDEFLARSTAPLGYLDPEKTILGGRDQLCGGTWLGISAEMRFAAITNYRDPVANRPDAPSRGGILLEFLMGKKSPGKFLEILAQEASAFNGFNLIVGDSRELYYYTNRLHAPQLLAPGFYGLSNHLLDTPWPKVRRGKELLRPHMVEANPVDHLKLLELLADRHQPPDNQLPTTGVGLAWERLLGTIFINGSDYGTRSSAVITVTESGRIEFTEKTLHREGEKDLRPELVCLTFNT; translated from the coding sequence ATGTGCCTGCTGTTTTTTTCATATCGGACGACTCCCGGCTACGAACTTGTCGTCGCGGCCAATCGCGATGAATTCTTGGCCCGGTCGACCGCTCCCTTGGGATATCTCGACCCGGAAAAAACCATTTTGGGTGGCCGGGACCAGCTGTGCGGAGGGACGTGGCTCGGAATTAGCGCTGAGATGCGCTTTGCAGCCATAACCAATTATCGCGATCCAGTCGCCAACCGGCCGGATGCACCTTCACGCGGCGGGATATTGCTGGAGTTTTTGATGGGGAAAAAGAGCCCCGGAAAATTTCTGGAAATTTTGGCGCAGGAGGCCTCTGCTTTTAATGGCTTTAACCTGATCGTCGGCGACTCCCGGGAGCTGTACTACTATACCAACAGGCTGCATGCACCCCAGCTACTGGCTCCGGGCTTTTACGGTCTTTCCAATCACCTGCTCGACACCCCCTGGCCCAAGGTGCGCCGCGGCAAAGAGTTGCTGCGTCCCCATATGGTCGAGGCGAACCCCGTTGATCACTTGAAATTATTAGAGCTGCTGGCTGATCGCCACCAACCGCCGGATAACCAGCTGCCGACTACCGGGGTGGGGCTTGCCTGGGAACGGCTGCTCGGCACTATTTTCATAAATGGCAGCGACTACGGCACCAGATCTTCCGCGGTAATCACCGTCACTGAATCGGGAAGAATAGAGTTTACCGAGAAAACCCTGCACCGAGAAGGAGAAAAGGATCTGCGGCCGGAGCTGGTATGCCTGACATTTAATACCTAG
- a CDS encoding GspH/FimT family pseudopilin, with translation MNQFTQDLMMNMEQSSSRTLGCRFPKGGFTLTEVMVVITIIAIITGIAIPNFLTWLANARLRDAAQDLVSDFQFAKSEAIRRNKNVVLRPDTKVCVPGIPSPGGGYAIFADDGSGGGVARDNIQNGTEPLLKQINMPQGAAVCANSFATGYTGYTPNGRPIGLLGGTVTMQNDKGRTRVVTLSIAGGVSLD, from the coding sequence ATGAACCAATTCACACAGGACCTGATGATGAATATGGAGCAATCAAGCAGCAGAACATTAGGGTGTAGGTTCCCAAAAGGTGGGTTCACTCTCACCGAGGTGATGGTAGTAATCACGATCATCGCGATTATCACGGGAATCGCAATCCCCAATTTTCTGACCTGGCTTGCCAATGCTCGATTGCGGGATGCAGCGCAAGATCTCGTCTCAGATTTTCAGTTTGCCAAGTCCGAGGCCATCCGGCGTAACAAAAACGTCGTCTTGAGACCAGACACCAAAGTATGCGTACCAGGTATCCCATCACCTGGCGGAGGCTACGCTATATTTGCCGATGATGGTAGCGGTGGAGGCGTCGCTAGAGATAATATTCAGAATGGTACCGAGCCTTTGCTGAAACAGATCAACATGCCCCAGGGGGCAGCTGTGTGCGCTAATAGTTTTGCGACCGGTTACACCGGTTATACCCCAAACGGCCGCCCGATCGGCCTCCTTGGCGGCACTGTGACCATGCAAAACGATAAAGGCCGGACCCGTGTCGTAACCCTCAGTATCGCCGGCGGCGTATCTCTTGATTAA